In the genome of Gadus morhua chromosome 12, gadMor3.0, whole genome shotgun sequence, one region contains:
- the LOC115556318 gene encoding LOW QUALITY PROTEIN: guanylate kinase-like (The sequence of the model RefSeq protein was modified relative to this genomic sequence to represent the inferred CDS: inserted 1 base in 1 codon) → MAGPRPVVLSGPSGAGKSTLMKRLLKDYEGVFGFSVSHTTRKPRPGEEEGKDYHYTTREAMQEGIDNGDFIENAEFSGNLYGTSKSAIEDVRAQNLICILDVDIQGVRNIKKTDLDPIYISIQXPSMEILETRLRDRQTETEESLQKRLEAARQDMELSKEPGVFDVVIINDDLDKAYEELTAILIDEIKKVQEVKS, encoded by the exons ATGGCAGGACCCAGGCCTGTTGTGCTGAGCGGACCCTCCGGAGCGGGGAAGAGCACTCTGATGAAGAGGCTACTGAAGGACTACGAGGGGGTCTTTGGCTTCAGCGTGTCAC ACACAACCAGGAAACCTCGaccaggagaagaagaaggaaaag ACTACCACTACACAACCAGGGAAGCAATGCAGGAGGGGATTGACAACGGAGATTTCATTGAGAATGCAGAATTCTCCGGAAACTTGTATGGAACAAG TAAGTCTGCGATTGAGGATGTGCGGGCTCAGAACCTCATCTGTATCCTGGACGTGGACATCCAGGGGGTGCGAAACATAAAGAAGACCGACCTCGACCCCATTTACATCTCCATCC CCCCCTCCATGGAAATCCTG GAAACACGTTTGCGAGACCggcagacggagacagaggagagcctACAGAAGCGTCTAGAGGCAGCGCGGCAGGACATGGAGCTCA GTAAGGAGCCAGGTGTGTTTGATGTGGTTATCATCAATGATGACTTAGACAAGGCCTACGAGGAGTTGACAGCCATCCTCATTGAT GAAATCAAAAAAGTGCAGGAAGTAAAGTCCTAA